From the genome of Psychroserpens ponticola, one region includes:
- a CDS encoding Maf-like protein, with product MLSDKLKNHNLILASGSPRRQQFFKDLGLDFEVRLKPVHEEYPKRLRHFEISDYLSQLKSLPFKDDLKPNDILITSDTIVWNDEKALGKPSSKEDAFNMLQSMSHKTHEVITSVSFTTASSQKTVNAITKVTFKELTEKEIIYYLDHYKPYDKAGAYGIQEWIGHIGITSIEGSYFNVVGLPTHLVYKTLNSMV from the coding sequence ATGTTAAGCGACAAACTGAAAAACCACAATCTCATTTTAGCTTCTGGATCTCCAAGAAGGCAGCAGTTTTTTAAAGATTTAGGTCTTGATTTTGAAGTAAGATTAAAACCTGTTCACGAAGAATATCCAAAACGACTCAGACACTTTGAAATAAGTGATTACTTATCGCAATTAAAATCGCTTCCATTTAAAGATGATTTAAAACCAAACGATATTCTTATTACAAGTGATACTATAGTTTGGAATGATGAAAAAGCCCTCGGAAAACCTTCTAGTAAAGAAGATGCTTTTAATATGCTACAATCTATGAGTCATAAAACTCACGAAGTGATTACCTCTGTTAGTTTTACAACAGCTTCTTCTCAAAAAACCGTAAATGCGATTACTAAAGTTACCTTTAAAGAACTTACTGAAAAAGAAATCATCTACTATTTAGACCACTACAAACCATATGACAAAGCAGGCGCTTATGGGATTCAAGAATGGATTGGTCATATCGGAATTACAAGTATTGAAGGATCCTATTTTAACGTCGTCGGTTTACCTACACATTTAGTTTATAAAACATTAAACAGTATGGTTTAG
- a CDS encoding geranylgeranylglycerol-phosphate geranylgeranyltransferase, giving the protein MPILNLIRYKNLLLIIVVQLLIRFALFEPFQIDVKLNLLGYSLLILATICIAAAGNIINDIYDIETDTVNKPDKLIIGKSISEKTAFNLYITLNLIGVGLGFYLSHSVGKSAFFSIFVIISAALYVYASFLKQTPVIGNIVISLLVAMSILIVGIFDLLPAITEDNKTTQITFFRILVDYAVFAFLINLVREMIKDIEDIDGDYNAQMNTLPIVIGRERANYIAIAVSLLPIIAVIYFIVTYLYKQQIAIGYFLTFILAPLIYATIKLYNATSKKHYHYISTTYKVIMLLGMLSLLLYPFILK; this is encoded by the coding sequence TTGCCTATTTTAAATCTTATTCGTTACAAGAATTTATTACTAATTATAGTAGTTCAACTCTTAATCCGATTTGCCTTATTTGAACCTTTTCAGATTGATGTAAAATTGAATCTGCTAGGCTATTCCCTATTAATTTTAGCAACAATTTGTATTGCTGCTGCAGGAAATATCATTAATGACATTTACGATATCGAAACTGATACTGTAAATAAACCTGACAAATTAATTATAGGTAAATCTATTTCAGAGAAAACGGCTTTTAATCTTTATATCACTTTAAACTTAATTGGTGTTGGACTTGGGTTTTATTTATCACATAGTGTTGGTAAAAGCGCTTTCTTTTCCATTTTTGTAATTATTTCTGCAGCATTATATGTCTATGCTTCCTTTTTAAAACAGACTCCTGTTATTGGTAATATTGTTATTTCATTACTAGTAGCAATGAGTATTTTAATTGTTGGGATTTTTGATTTGTTACCAGCTATTACTGAAGATAATAAAACAACACAGATTACATTTTTTAGAATTCTTGTCGATTACGCTGTATTTGCATTCCTTATAAATCTGGTTCGTGAAATGATAAAAGACATTGAAGATATAGATGGTGATTACAATGCTCAAATGAATACACTTCCGATTGTTATTGGTCGTGAACGTGCAAATTATATTGCAATAGCGGTTAGCTTATTACCAATTATTGCAGTCATTTATTTTATAGTCACCTATTTATACAAGCAACAAATCGCAATTGGTTATTTTCTAACCTTTATTTTGGCACCTTTGATTTATGCTACAATTAAATTATATAATGCGACTTCAAAAAAACACTATCATTATATTAGTACGACATATAAAGTCATCATGCTTTTAGGAATGTTATCTTTGTTATTATATCCTTTTATTCTGAAATAA
- a CDS encoding KdsC family phosphatase — MEDKSYKEHLHKINTFIFDVDGVLTDGTVTIMTNGDMLRRMNIKDGYALKTAVDAGFNICIISGGSNLGVQKRLEGLGIKDIYLGAHNKIDQLNEYIENKNLKLENILYMGDDIPDVPVMKLVGLPTCPQDAVYEVKAISKYISHKDGGKGAVRDVIEQVLKVHNKWDGNFDAKYD; from the coding sequence ATGGAAGATAAAAGCTATAAAGAACATTTACACAAAATCAATACCTTCATTTTTGATGTAGATGGCGTACTCACTGATGGTACAGTTACCATTATGACAAATGGTGATATGCTAAGACGTATGAATATTAAGGATGGTTATGCACTAAAAACTGCTGTTGATGCTGGATTTAATATTTGCATTATTTCTGGCGGAAGTAATTTAGGTGTACAAAAACGTTTAGAAGGTTTAGGCATTAAAGACATCTATCTTGGAGCTCACAATAAAATTGATCAGCTCAACGAATACATTGAAAACAAGAATTTAAAATTAGAGAACATTCTATATATGGGAGACGATATTCCTGATGTTCCTGTGATGAAATTGGTAGGATTACCTACGTGTCCACAAGATGCAGTTTACGAAGTTAAAGCCATTAGCAAATATATTTCTCATAAAGATGGTGGCAAAGGCGCTGTAAGAGATGTGATTGAACAAGTCTTGAAAGTTCACAATAAATGGGATGGTAATTTTGATGCCAAATACGATTAA
- a CDS encoding Rossmann-like and DUF2520 domain-containing protein: MISVVILGAGNVATHLYKAFQASKDVTVKQWYNRSLKTIETYKNKVETTDDLSKLVEADVYILAVNDDAIAELSSLLPFENKFVVHTSGSVSPYDIDKKNRRGVFYPLQTFSKAAPIDFSEVPLCLETLRRTDYALLKKLGASISDHAKRVNSDQRASLHLAAVFVNNFTNQIYRVAQEITESQGAEFDMLKPLILETAKKVHHMSPYRAQTGPAKRNDKKTIKKHLKALDNEHHEAIYKLLTDSIKKTHGR; this comes from the coding sequence ATGATTTCAGTAGTAATATTAGGAGCAGGCAATGTTGCCACGCATTTATATAAAGCATTTCAAGCATCAAAAGACGTCACTGTTAAACAATGGTATAACAGAAGTTTAAAAACAATTGAAACGTATAAAAATAAAGTTGAAACCACAGATGACCTGTCAAAATTGGTAGAAGCAGATGTTTATATTTTAGCCGTTAATGATGATGCCATTGCAGAATTATCGTCTCTATTGCCATTTGAAAATAAATTTGTTGTGCACACTTCAGGAAGTGTAAGCCCTTACGATATTGATAAAAAAAATAGACGTGGTGTTTTTTATCCGTTGCAAACCTTTTCAAAGGCCGCTCCAATAGATTTTTCTGAAGTTCCGCTTTGTCTAGAAACATTAAGAAGAACAGATTATGCCCTTTTAAAAAAACTAGGTGCTAGTATTTCTGATCATGCTAAACGCGTTAATAGTGATCAACGTGCTTCACTTCATTTGGCTGCTGTTTTTGTGAATAATTTTACAAATCAGATCTATCGCGTAGCACAAGAAATCACAGAATCTCAAGGCGCAGAATTTGATATGTTAAAACCTTTAATTCTAGAAACTGCGAAAAAAGTGCATCATATGTCGCCATATAGAGCGCAAACTGGTCCAGCGAAACGCAACGATAAGAAGACCATAAAAAAACATTTGAAAGCGTTAGACAATGAGCATCACGAAGCCATTTATAAACTGCTGACAGACTCAATCAAAAAAACTCATGGAAGATAA
- a CDS encoding group III truncated hemoglobin: MKQDIQNREDIALLVSEFYKKVRRNEVLGPFFNDTIKHWEDHLNHLTAFWETSLFMTRKLEKKYYGNPLEAHVKVDENFNHSITELHFGIWLNLWYETLDELFEGEVVENAKRRARKMGAFMYLKIFEARQK, translated from the coding sequence ATGAAACAGGACATTCAAAATAGAGAAGACATAGCCTTATTGGTTTCTGAGTTTTATAAAAAAGTAAGGCGAAATGAGGTTTTGGGACCATTTTTTAATGATACTATTAAACATTGGGAAGACCATTTAAATCATTTAACTGCGTTTTGGGAAACCAGTTTATTTATGACAAGAAAGCTCGAGAAAAAGTATTATGGAAACCCGCTTGAAGCTCATGTTAAAGTTGATGAAAATTTTAATCATTCAATAACAGAGCTTCATTTTGGAATTTGGCTTAACCTCTGGTATGAGACTTTAGATGAATTATTTGAAGGTGAAGTAGTAGAAAATGCCAAACGAAGAGCTCGAAAAATGGGTGCATTTATGTATTTAAAGATTTTTGAAGCACGACAGAAATAA